DNA from Candidatus Methylomirabilis sp.:
GCTCCTGGGGGAGCCGGCCGGCGCGTCGGACCTCCTGGAGGAGGCGGTCGGTGTTGTCCTTGCTCTCCTGGACGTTGGGCTCGTCAAAGGGGTTCACGCCGAGGAGCATCCCGGCCACGGCGGTGGCCAGCTCCCACCGGAAGAACTCCGCGCCCAGGTCCAGGGGGTCGGTGAGGCGGATCCGGATGACCGGATGCCCGCCGCGCTCGAGGGCCTCCAGACGGTTGCGGGCCGAGGGGTCCTCCCGTCCCTCCAGGCTGAGGTGGACGAAGAGCCGGTCCTCCCCGTACACCTCGGGATCCCCGAGGGGCTCCCCCTCCACCGGGACCAGGCCTTTCCCCTCCTTCCCCGTGCTCTCGGCCAGGAGCTGCTCGGCCCAGGTGCCGAAGGAGGAGAGGGGCGCGTCCGCCGCGAAGGTGACCTTGTCCCGCCCGGCGGCCGCCAGCTCTCCGAGGATGACCCCCAGCCGGACCCCGGGGTTCTTCTCGACGGGCACGCCGGACGCGGAGGCGCGAAGGAGACGGTCCGCGCGCCGGATGAGCTCCCCCACGTCAATGCCGAGGAGGGCGGCCGGGACCAACCCGAAGAGGGAGAGGGCGGAGTAGCGCCCCCCGATGTCGGGCGGATTCAGGAAGACCCGGCGGAACCCCCGCTCCCCTGCCAGGCGCTCGAGAGGGGTTCCGGGATCGGTGATGGCGACGAAGTGCTCGCCGGCCGCCGTCCCCTTCACCGCCCGGACCCGATCCTCAAAGAACCGGAAGAGGGCGAGCGTCTCCCCCGTCGTCCCGGACTTGGAGGAGACCACGTGCAGGGTCCGGATCGGTCCCGCCGCCTCCGCCACTTCCCGGATGGCGGCCGGGTCCGTGGTGTCCAGAACCCGAAGGTCCAGGGCGCCGGGGGCGACGCCGAAGGTCAGGCGCAAGACCTCGGGGCAGAGGCTGCTCCCGCCCATCCCGAGGAGCAGCGCGTGGCTCAAGCCGGCGCGACGAGGCCCCCGCAGGAAGTCGGCCAGGTTCCTCGATTGCGCGGCCATGGCCTCCGTGACCGTCAGCCAGCCCAGGCGGTTCTTGATGGCCTTCTGGCGCGCCGGATCGGCGGTCCAGAGGGAGGGATCCCGCTCCCAGAGGCGAGCCGGCACCCGCTGCCGCTCGAGCGCCCGGAGGCGCTCTTCGACCGCTGGCTGGTAGCGGCCGAGTGCCGCCGTCTGCCTGTCCATCATTCCCTCCGGGCGACCAGGGCGTCGTAGAGGGCGCGGTGGCGCTTCAGGGCATCGCGGTAGCGTTGGTGCTTGCCGCGCTCGGGGGAGTACGTCGATCCCTGGGCGGCCGGCGCCGCCGCCAGATCGGGCAGGTGC
Protein-coding regions in this window:
- a CDS encoding bifunctional transaldolase/phosoglucose isomerase, giving the protein MDRQTAALGRYQPAVEERLRALERQRVPARLWERDPSLWTADPARQKAIKNRLGWLTVTEAMAAQSRNLADFLRGPRRAGLSHALLLGMGGSSLCPEVLRLTFGVAPGALDLRVLDTTDPAAIREVAEAAGPIRTLHVVSSKSGTTGETLALFRFFEDRVRAVKGTAAGEHFVAITDPGTPLERLAGERGFRRVFLNPPDIGGRYSALSLFGLVPAALLGIDVGELIRRADRLLRASASGVPVEKNPGVRLGVILGELAAAGRDKVTFAADAPLSSFGTWAEQLLAESTGKEGKGLVPVEGEPLGDPEVYGEDRLFVHLSLEGREDPSARNRLEALERGGHPVIRIRLTDPLDLGAEFFRWELATAVAGMLLGVNPFDEPNVQESKDNTDRLLQEVRRAGRLPQERPALTADGLALTGDVGGAQTLEAALGAHLKRARAGDYVALMAYLNPSPAYREILQAIRLAIRDARRVATTLGFGPRFLHSTGQLHKGGPGSGLFLQITAEDAADLPIPGEAYTFGLLKAAQALGDFQAQREKGRRILRVHLGADVEAGLHRLRAAVEAGLKE